CGTCCAGGACGGCCCGGACCCGCGCGGCCGTGCCGCCGTCGGCCGCCAGCTCGGAGACCCCGAGCGCGGCCACCCCGTGGTCACCCGCGAACAGCAGCACCTTGGGCGCCGCCAACGGCCGTACGGGGGAGTGCCCCTGTACGGACGCCAGCCAACTGCCCAGCTCCTCCAGCCGGCCGAGCCCGCCATGAGGCCGGTCGAGCGCCTTCCAGCGCTCGTCGGCGGCCCTGCGGGCGCTCTCGTCGGGGCGCTCGACGAGCGAGGAGAACGTATCGAGATCCACGGTCGTGTCCATCGCCTCGAAGGCTACACGGCGCCGGCCCGGGCCCGGTGGCGGCCCTTGGCCACCGGCCGTCACCGGTCAGCCACCGGCCGGTTTGACCGTGATCACCTGCCCGGCCACCACCAGCAGCACCCGCTCCGAGGCGTCCGCCATCGCCATGTTCAGCCGGCCCAGGGTGTCCCGGAACCGCCGTCCCGCGGCCGTGCCGGGCACCACCCCCATCCCGACCTCGTTGCTCACCGCGACCACCTGACGGCCGGTCGCCCCCCACGCCGCGGCGAGCGCCCCGCACCTCTCCTGCACCGCCCGTTCGCCGCCCGCCGCCCAGGTGTCGTCGTCCCAGGCCCCGCACCCGTCCATCACCGCGGTCAGCCACAGCGCCAGACAGTCGATCAGCACCGGCGCCGGGTCCGCCGCGTCCGCCAGCACGCCCTCCAGCTCACAGGTCTCCGCGGTCCGCCAGCTCGCGGGGCGCCGCTCCCGGTGCAGGTCGACCCGCCGGGCCCACTCGGGGTCGCCCTCCCGGGCGCCGCTCGTCGCCACGTACAACACGTCGTCGTACGCGCCGAGCAACTGCTCGGCCCGGGTGGACTTGCCGGAGCGGGCGCCGCCGAGAATCAGGGTTCGGGGGAGTGACATGCCGTTCATCCTGCCCGACGAGGCGTAGGGACGACCGGGCCGGGCAGGCTAGTGTGCGCAGCACGACAAGCGGCACGTCGGGCTGAGCCGGCAGCGCCGCCGGCGGCAGTGGTCATCGGGAGGAGCCGGGCATGGTCTGGACGTGGCGGTACGAGAAGACGGACGGCACCCTGGTCGACCCGGTCGGCGGCCAGGAGGAGTTCCCTGGGCAGGGCGATGCGGAGTCCTGGATCGGCGAGTCCTGGAAGCAGCTGGTGGAGGACGGTGTCGACACCGCCGTCCTGCTGGACGACGACCGCGTCATCTACTCGATGAGCCTGCACGAGGCCTGATCCGCGCGGCGCCCGGGACGTCCGGCACCCGGCCCGCTCCGCGCGGTGCCTGATCACCACAGGCCCGGTGGGCGGTGCTACTTGCCGCCCACCACGTGCAGCAGCGCGGCTATCTGCCGGTACGGATCCGTGCGGCCGGCGCGTTCCTCGGCGTCCAGCAGCTGGGCGAGCCGGCGGCCGTCCACCGGCGGCGCCGCGTCGTCCGGCGCGTTGTCGGTGAAGACCCGTACGCCGTACCAGTGCTTGAGCGGTACGGACACCTCGGACAGCGTGACGGCCAGGTCGCAGAGGCGGTCGGCGCGGGCACTGAGGCCGAGCCGGTTGTAGTAGCGGTCGCTCTCGAAGGCGTGCAGGGCCGCGCGCCAGTCGCCCTCCGCGCCCGGGCGCATGGCCAGCGCGTCGCGGTTGCGGACGACCAGCGAGAGGATCCCGCCGGGGGCGAGCAGCCGGGCCAGTGAGGCGATCATCGGATCCGGGTCGGGCAGGTAGGTCAGCACGCCGTGGCAGAGCACCACGTCGAAGCTGCGGGCGCCGAACCAGCGCCCGCACTGGTGCCCGTCCCCGCTGAGCAGCTGGACCCGCCCGCGGACCTCGTCCGGCTCGTGGGCGAGCGCGCCCTGGGCGGCGCCGAGGGTGACGGGGTCGGAGTCGATGCCGGTGACGAAGTGGCCGGCCCGGGCCAGGCGCAGCGCCTGGGTGCCCTGGCCGCAGCCGACGTCCAGCACGCGCTGCTCGGTCCGGCCGGCCAGCTGCTCGGCGAGCTGGCGGGCCACCAGCTCCTGGCGGACGAGGTTGCGCAGCCCGCCCTGGCGCTCCAGCCAGGGTCCGGCGCCGCCGGCGAACGAGCCGCTGCGCGAGGGGAGCCGGTCGTGGCCCCCGCCGCCCTGGCCCGGCAACGCGTACAGGCCGGGTCCCTCCCAGGTGGGAGGTACCCGGCCCGAGTTCACCGGCTCGGCGGTCAGGGCTTGGCCCCGCG
The sequence above is drawn from the Kitasatospora sp. NBC_00315 genome and encodes:
- a CDS encoding class I SAM-dependent methyltransferase, with protein sequence MARQLAEQLAGRTEQRVLDVGCGQGTQALRLARAGHFVTGIDSDPVTLGAAQGALAHEPDEVRGRVQLLSGDGHQCGRWFGARSFDVVLCHGVLTYLPDPDPMIASLARLLAPGGILSLVVRNRDALAMRPGAEGDWRAALHAFESDRYYNRLGLSARADRLCDLAVTLSEVSVPLKHWYGVRVFTDNAPDDAAPPVDGRRLAQLLDAEERAGRTDPYRQIAALLHVVGGK